In a single window of the Chelonia mydas isolate rCheMyd1 chromosome 8, rCheMyd1.pri.v2, whole genome shotgun sequence genome:
- the GRXCR2 gene encoding glutaredoxin domain-containing cysteine-rich protein 2 encodes MKSISMDEVQKKLSQRCEARPRKVRFKISSAYSGRVLKQVYEDGQELKPPEEESPHRFLHHSFESGDHFNRVGEAPESRFYSSAKLTAQRISVFKDGTKYNLASNPPLFSDYQASDSHRRPSPILDFGRIVIYTSNLKIIRTPMDKKELMRKIIQNEGTDDWSFMSRDGKERDGHQINGCVKDAENQLADNQYVQEGHAEHNCSQCKGSGSAPCSLCHGSKFSMLANRFKESYRALRCPACNENGLQPCQVCAQ; translated from the exons ATGAAATCCATATCAATGGACGAGGTTCAGAAGAAACTAAGCCAGAGGTGTGAGGCAAGACCCCGCAAAGTGAGGTTCAAAATCTCTTCGGCATACAGTGGCCGGGTGTTAAAGCAGGTCTATGAAGATGGCCAGGAACTGAAGCCTCCAGAGGAAGAATCCCCTCACCGTTTTCTCCACCACAGCTTTGAGTCAGGGGACCATTTCAACAGGGTTGGAGAGGCACCAGAATCCAGGTTTTATTCATCAGCCAAACTGACTGCGCAAAGGATCAGTGTATTCAAAGACGGTACCAAGTACAATCTAGCAAGTAACCCTCCACTCTTCAGTGACTACCAAGCAAGTGATAGTCATCGCAGG CCCTCCCCCATTTTAGATTTTGGCAGGATTGTCATCTACACTAGTAACCTGAAAATCATCCGCACACCAATGGACAAGAAGGAGTTGATGAGAAAAATCATCCAGAACGAGGGCACTGATGACTGGTCCTTCATGTCCCGAGATGGGAAGGAAAGGGATGGTCATCAAATCAATGGGTGTGTGAAAGATGCAGAAAACCAACTTGCTGACAACCAGTATGTGCAG GAAGGACACGCTGAACACAATTGCTCCCAGTGTAAAGGATCAggctcagccccctgctctctgtgCCATGGAAGCAAGTTTTCAATGTTGGCTAACAGATTTAAAGAGTCCTACAGGGCTCTCCGATGTCCTGCTTGCAATGAAAATGGCCTGCAACCTTGCCAGGTCTGTGCCCAATAA